The uncultured Hyphomonas sp. genome includes a window with the following:
- a CDS encoding amidohydrolase has translation MLRIASLALALTLAACSAGQTPEAAETEPAQHLTVFTGGTIYTGNPDLPTVDTVVVGEDGRIVGTAPPLSEDWDEAEIDLVDLKGAFMYPGFTDAHAHLMGIGQRELNLTLEGTASIAELVTRIGDELEGMEPGVLLYGRGWIETGWPEGRMPSAADLDAVSPDNPVILSRADGHAMVVNSAAMAAAGITDETEDPDGGAIERDADGHATGMMIDNAQGLLSSLWTEPDAAAKALALETGAKVYVSRGWTGVHNMSVGPDEAPIMLELAGEGKMPLRLWNAFDATEEGMALAAAQDYEAPTITNHAIKLYMDGALGSRGAQLIKPYSDRPETSGLSLITDEDLADFMKRADAAGIQVAVHAIGDLANQRLLDVYEAGGYPPEKRWRIEHTQILAPTDIARVGALGLIASMQPSHAIGDLHFAPSRLGMDRLAGAYAWKTLIDDGAVVAGGSDAPVEVGSPLIEFYAAVARKDLKGFEGEGWHPEQKLTREQALALFTSAAAYAAFQEDDLGTIEAGKLADFTVFDIDLMTVPEAEILDAKTVMTVVGGKIVYDSSTAEGQ, from the coding sequence ATGTTGCGCATTGCCAGTCTCGCCCTAGCCCTGACCCTTGCAGCCTGTAGTGCAGGCCAGACACCAGAGGCGGCAGAGACAGAGCCGGCACAACACCTGACCGTCTTCACCGGCGGCACGATCTATACCGGAAATCCTGATCTTCCGACCGTCGATACCGTCGTGGTCGGCGAAGATGGCCGCATCGTCGGCACGGCTCCGCCGTTGTCGGAAGACTGGGACGAGGCTGAGATCGATCTCGTCGATCTCAAGGGCGCCTTCATGTATCCCGGCTTCACCGATGCGCATGCCCACCTGATGGGCATTGGCCAGCGGGAGCTGAACCTCACCCTCGAAGGCACGGCCTCCATTGCGGAGCTGGTCACCCGTATCGGCGACGAACTTGAGGGCATGGAGCCGGGCGTGCTGCTCTATGGCCGCGGCTGGATCGAGACCGGCTGGCCGGAAGGCCGCATGCCGTCAGCCGCTGACCTCGATGCCGTCAGCCCGGACAATCCGGTCATCCTCTCCCGCGCCGACGGCCACGCCATGGTCGTGAACAGTGCCGCGATGGCAGCGGCCGGCATCACCGACGAGACCGAAGACCCGGATGGCGGCGCCATCGAACGCGATGCGGACGGCCACGCCACCGGCATGATGATCGACAATGCGCAGGGCCTGCTCTCATCCTTGTGGACCGAGCCGGATGCCGCCGCCAAGGCGTTGGCTCTGGAAACCGGTGCGAAGGTCTATGTCTCGCGCGGTTGGACGGGTGTGCACAATATGAGCGTCGGCCCGGACGAGGCGCCGATCATGCTTGAGCTGGCCGGGGAGGGGAAAATGCCCCTCCGCCTGTGGAACGCCTTCGACGCGACCGAAGAGGGCATGGCGCTGGCCGCCGCGCAGGACTATGAGGCGCCGACGATCACCAATCATGCGATCAAGCTCTATATGGACGGCGCGCTCGGCTCGCGTGGGGCCCAGCTGATCAAGCCTTATTCCGACCGGCCTGAGACATCTGGCCTCTCCCTCATTACCGATGAAGATCTCGCCGACTTCATGAAACGCGCCGACGCGGCCGGCATTCAGGTGGCGGTCCACGCAATTGGCGACCTCGCCAATCAGCGCCTCCTGGATGTCTACGAAGCGGGCGGCTATCCGCCAGAGAAGCGCTGGCGCATCGAACATACCCAGATCCTCGCCCCGACCGACATTGCCCGCGTCGGTGCGCTCGGCCTGATCGCCTCCATGCAGCCGAGCCATGCCATTGGCGACCTTCACTTCGCCCCGTCCCGCCTCGGCATGGACCGCCTAGCCGGAGCCTATGCCTGGAAAACGCTGATCGATGACGGCGCTGTTGTCGCCGGCGGCTCCGATGCGCCGGTGGAAGTCGGCTCGCCGCTGATTGAGTTCTACGCCGCCGTGGCCCGGAAAGACCTGAAAGGCTTCGAAGGCGAGGGCTGGCACCCGGAACAGAAGCTGACCCGCGAACAGGCGCTCGCTCTCTTCACCTCGGCGGCGGCCTATGCCGCCTTCCAGGAAGACGATCTCGGCACGATCGAGGCCGGAAAGCTCGCAGACTTCACCGTCTTCGACATCGACCTGATGACCGTGCCGGAAGCTGAAATTCTCGACGCGAAAACCGTGATGACTGTTGTCGGCGGCAAGATCGTATATGATTCCAGCACGGCTGAGGGCCAGTAG
- a CDS encoding nuclear transport factor 2 family protein: MPPFMPRLIALSAMSLAACATTSTPAATEQALLAADRAFAARALEIGAGPAFVEFAADDVTIFPSAGVPETGKAAVEAWTSQWPEEMIVEWAPEAAHAGKGGDFGYTWGYATYSREGQEGESYGKYVTVWQRQEDGSWKWIADMGSGAPAPEDR; this comes from the coding sequence ATGCCTCCTTTTATGCCGCGTCTCATCGCCCTGTCGGCGATGAGCCTTGCCGCCTGTGCCACCACTTCCACCCCCGCCGCCACGGAACAGGCGCTTCTCGCCGCCGACCGGGCCTTTGCCGCCCGCGCACTGGAGATCGGTGCCGGTCCGGCCTTCGTCGAATTCGCCGCCGATGACGTCACGATTTTCCCGTCTGCCGGGGTGCCGGAAACGGGCAAGGCCGCCGTCGAAGCGTGGACGTCCCAGTGGCCGGAGGAGATGATCGTCGAATGGGCGCCGGAAGCCGCTCATGCCGGGAAGGGCGGGGATTTCGGCTATACTTGGGGCTATGCCACCTACTCACGGGAAGGGCAGGAAGGGGAATCCTACGGCAAGTATGTCACGGTCTGGCAGCGTCAGGAGGACGGCAGCTGGAAGTGGATTGCCGATATGGGCTCCGGCGCACCCGCCCCGGAAGACCGCTAG